From the Mesotoga infera genome, the window GAAGAACCTTCTTCAAGTGTCCACTCCATTGTAAGATCCTGAAATGCAATCAGAGTTCCCTCTCCCAGGTGCGAAATCGACATGTCTGAAGGCGAAAAGAGGAGACCGCCTCCATAGTAAGCGCCCTCTTTAAGTTCTTCAAAGGGAACCCTAACGACAACCGGATTATCCACAACGATGCACGAAGAAATGGAAAAGACAACAAAAATGGCTGCAACAAACAACAATAACGTTTTTGACAAGTTCTTCACTGTCCACCTCCAGGAATCAAAGAAATGATGGTAAACCTTTATTTCGAAAGGAACAAAAAGATGTACTATTTGACCAGGGAATCTCTTGATGCGAACAAAGAAGGTTTAATCATAAGATTCAATCAAACTTTACCATATGATTCCTGTCTTCTCCATGCTCAATGAGAGCAAATATGCTCCGAATGCTCAAATTAGAAAGCTCTTTATTGCCAGCTCTTGCTCTCGAAGTCACTTACACCCTTTTCCGCAAGATCTTTGTCAGGGAATTCTTCGATCGCTTTTCCGTCATCTCGAGAATCGATTGTGAAGTAAGGTTCAGCAGGTGCAAATATACAGATTTGAGCGGCTCTATAAGTCCGAAATCTCATTCCGCATTTGTCACAAAGCCCAATGTCCTCGACATCTCTTCTAAAATTCACTACTTTGTTGTATCTTCTGCAATATGAATGATTTTGTTCATTCGCAAAAAAATAAAACGCTTGAGGCTGTCGCGACTTCTCACCACCAGATATCATCGACTCCTCGGAATTCAGCCACTTCCATGATGCTCTGTTGAGGCTTTCCAGATCAAGGTCAGTTTTCTTCAAAATATTCACCTCTTGTGACACACCCTTTTCAATGAAATGTTATCATGAATGTACCTAATACACGAGGGGGAATAATTTTGAAGAAGTTTATGCTAGTTTTCCTGGTGGCTCTTTTTTCGCTGGCCCTACTCGGAGCCGAATACGCCGTTAGGATTACGAAAGGTGGAGAAGCAGTTTCGGAAGAATTCTGGATAACCAAGGAAGACATCGAACAAGCATTCGAGGCAACGGTTGCAAATGCAGCAAGTCAGGGAATAGCGCTTGATCCATACTTTGACAGCTACTATGTTCCAAGCGAAATCGGTTTGAAAACGATGATAATACCATACATAGTTGATGAAAAGCTTATCGATTACTACGCTGAAGAAAACAAGCTACTTCCTTCGGCTGAAGAAGTCGATGCTGAAACAGATGCGATGATGGAGACATACACATCAAATCCTGAGGTTATTGAGCAGATCGAGACAATCTACGGCTCTCTGGAAGCCTTCAGGTCAGAGATGAGAAGTTATGTCTTTGCCACGTTGAAGTCAGAGCTTGTTCAAGAATCCGTTGCGCCATTGAATGATGAAGCTCTTGCAAATTATTTCGAGGAATTCAAGACGGAAATTAAGACCCAGTTTGAGACAGTAAGAGCAAGACACATATTAGTAAGTGATGAGGCAACGGCGACCGAGCTTACGAATCGAATTGAAGGCGGGGAAATTACTTTTGCAGAAGCTGCTTTACAGTATTCGATCGATTCGGGAACGGCTACCAATGGTGGAGATTTAGGATCTCTTCAGAAGGGACAAACTGTCCCCGAATTTGAAGAAGCAATCCTTTCCGCCCCGATAGGCAAGCTCTACGGCCCTGTTGAAAGTGAGTTTGGATATCATTTGATAATTGTCGAAGAGAGAACCGAAATAGACACTCTGGAAGACATGATGAATTCGCCCAGTTACAACGACTTCGTGGCGGGTTACCAGAACGATACTTATAGTCGTTGGATAGAGGACTATATCAGCCAAAACGCTTTCGATTATGAGATTCTAGACAGCGAACTGCTTTTCTACAAGCGTTATGCCGCTGCCATTGAATCAGAGGAAGAAGCGAACGAATTCTTTGTTGAAATGGCCGCAAAGATCTTTGGCGAAGAGTCTCTTGCAGAGGAATCTCCGCTGGATTATGCGGTGTTCATAGAGTTGTCTGAAATGCTTGGCTATACCGACAGTCCTAACTACGAAGCTGCTATACGAAGACTCTTCGAAATCGGGGAAAAGCGCGGAGTGATTGTCCAGATGATGTACGAGCTTGATGGCGATAATCCCGAGGTTGCCGCGATTCACTACAATTCCCTGCTTGAAGAATTGGAAAATATCTTCATGAACCAGGATCTTCTTCAGCAGCAGCTAAGCAATTATGGTCAGAGTTTCGTAGATTATGTATTCAGCACAATCGAAGAAGTCGAAGTTGGTCTAGAAAGTATGATCGAAAGAGAAATCTCCGCGGAATTGATGGCCGACATTCTTTACATACTTATAAGGAACAACTCTCTTTCACTTGATCTTGATTACAGCCCTGACTGGATAGAGGAAAAACTGAGCAAGAGGCTAAGTTACTTCGAGAAGCTCATGGCAGTCGACCCTTCTGAAGAGGCTCAGGCCGAGATAGATTCAATAGTTGCTGAGTTGGAGCAGCTTGTGGCAGAAAAGGAAACACAGAACGCGACTGATTGAACTGACATAATAACATAGAACCGGAGAATTCCTCTCCGGTTCTTTCTTTAGGGATTCCGATTTGATCGATTAGAAGAATACCTCAACTTGAGGATCCGTGAGAACGCGAAAGTCTGCAAGATTTGTAGGATCATGCTCCAATACCTTCGCTAACAGGCTCGACTGAGCTACCTGTTGGTCCGCTCCTGTCTTCGCTTCGCTTCTCTTCGAATAGCTTTGACATGCCTTTTGCAAGAAAGACAACAGTAAGGATGGCATTTCCGATACATGATGCCAGAACAAGATAGTGAACTGGAAATCTGTCAACCGCGAATCCGAAGATTGCGGAACCCAAAGGAGTAGCAATTTGCGCAAGAATAGAGATCACAGAAAACACTCTTGATCTGTGACTTGTAGGAACTATACGATGAAACAATGTTTGAAGCGGAGTGTTCACAAAGGCGTTAAACACACCCATTACAAGTATAGGTACTCCAAGTGATGAAAAGTACAACCATGAAGGCCCGCCGAAAAGCTTCGTGAAGTACGGAAAGAAAAAAGCTGCCAGAATGAAGTTTATAGCTGTTTCCGCGGCCAGGCCCACTGCAAATAGGCGACCCTGCCCCTTCTTAACAAGAACTGTTCCCAGCAAGACATTGCCGACGAGTACCCCAACTACCCAGCCAGATTGAAGAAAGCCGTACTGCTGGCTGGAAAAGCCGACTATTGTCCGTGCGAAAAATGGAAAGACAACTGTGAAGATTGGAGACAAGAGAAAATTGGAGACCATAGCAAAAACAAGAACCATCATGAGTCCTTTGATTTTCCTCAAGAAGGTAATTCCTTCTGCAATATCGAAAAAAACGCTCTTAACTGAAACCTTGGATTTTTCGGTTGTTTGCTGATACCTGATGAAGATTTCGCTTATTGCTGAGGCTATGAAAGATACTCCGTTAAGAGCAAAGACAATCTCAATTCCAAACAGGCCATAGAGAATTCCCCCGAGAGCCGGTCCCACAATGTAAGAGATCGAGTTCACAGCTCCTAGAATTGAATTCGCTCTCAATAGGTTGTCTTCTCCTATTATGTCTGGGAGCATAGCGGCTGTTGCGGGATCGAAAGAGATATCGAGTGTTGAGACTATTAGTTGAAAGACAAAGAGAAGGGTTATGGTTAGAGCTTCACTGTTTGCAAGGTATGCCATCGCCAAAATTGCAGCCCCTCTAGCAAAATCCATGTATATCATGATAAGCTTGCGGTTGAATCTATCACCCAATACTCCAGCTATTGGACCGAAAAGTATTCTTGGGAGCATAGTAACGATAGAGAAAGTACCCATCATTGCTCCGGACCCCGTTATATCAAGAATGTAAAGAGGGATTGCCAAAGCCTGGACTCCACTTCCAATGAGAGAGACTAATCGACCTGCAGTGAACAGCCAGAAATTCCTTCCCAAATCTTTCATTTCATCACCTCAAAATCTACAAACTTATATTTAATAATATCATATTGAATACAAGAAACTCAATAGTGCAATTAATAATTGTAATGTCTAAAAGAACAATACTAAGTTGAATTTAGAATTTATATTCCGAAACCCGAGTCATTAAAGGTTAAGATGGAAGATGAGTGAATAAACACCATGAGTTACAGGAATTCAAGAATTAGCAAATATGAATGAGTGAGCTATTCATATACTTAGTATGGCTTGATCCGAGTTGCTGAGAAGAGTATTCATGAGATGATGAAACAATGGCATGCATTTGCATCCAAAAGCAAGAGACAGGTCTTTTTTCTTGAGAACAGCAAGAAACAGGAGGAATTTCGAAATGCGTTTCAACACCAAAGAGATGTATCTGCTACTCTTCAGACTGCTTCAAAAGGTTTCCAAGATTGACCTGCATTCATTGCAGGTTGCATATATGTCTAAGATAATGGGCATGGAACTCGGTTTCTCCAAACACCGTATGAATGTAATCGGATTTCTTCACGATATCGGGCTCCTTAACCCCGTTCAAGTAAACCAGGTTCAGAGAATGCATGGGGGTGGAGAATGCTTCAATAAGAAACTGGTTGGCGTTAGATAGTGGGGTCCAAGAGAACCATGCCGTTATCGGATCCAGGATAGTCAGTAAAATAAGGGACATTGCCGAGCTGTCAGATGTAGTTGAAAAACACCATTATTATTCGGTGCTTCTTGATCCAACCACTGATCAGGATGTAATGGCAAATGTAATTCATCTAGCCGATACAGTGAGTATCTCTTTAATAGCTGGAGAGAGAACTGTAAAGCATATTGATGAAGTGAAACATGTCATAGCAAACTCTTACGAGTTTCTCGAAAAAGCGAGAGATGCATTTGAGAAGATTTCTGAAAAGAAGGGTTTCTGGTGGTCCGTAGTTGATGAAGATACGCTTTACAATGAATTTGAACAGGATCTTGAAGA encodes:
- a CDS encoding HD domain-containing protein, which gives rise to MHLHPKARDRSFFLRTARNRRNFEMRFNTKEMYLLLFRLLQKVSKIDLHSLQVAYMSKIMGMELGFSKHRMNVIGFLHDIGLLNPVQVNQVQRMHGGGECFNKKLVGVR
- a CDS encoding peptidylprolyl isomerase, coding for MKKFMLVFLVALFSLALLGAEYAVRITKGGEAVSEEFWITKEDIEQAFEATVANAASQGIALDPYFDSYYVPSEIGLKTMIIPYIVDEKLIDYYAEENKLLPSAEEVDAETDAMMETYTSNPEVIEQIETIYGSLEAFRSEMRSYVFATLKSELVQESVAPLNDEALANYFEEFKTEIKTQFETVRARHILVSDEATATELTNRIEGGEITFAEAALQYSIDSGTATNGGDLGSLQKGQTVPEFEEAILSAPIGKLYGPVESEFGYHLIIVEERTEIDTLEDMMNSPSYNDFVAGYQNDTYSRWIEDYISQNAFDYEILDSELLFYKRYAAAIESEEEANEFFVEMAAKIFGEESLAEESPLDYAVFIELSEMLGYTDSPNYEAAIRRLFEIGEKRGVIVQMMYELDGDNPEVAAIHYNSLLEELENIFMNQDLLQQQLSNYGQSFVDYVFSTIEEVEVGLESMIEREISAELMADILYILIRNNSLSLDLDYSPDWIEEKLSKRLSYFEKLMAVDPSEEAQAEIDSIVAELEQLVAEKETQNATD
- a CDS encoding MFS transporter, coding for MKDLGRNFWLFTAGRLVSLIGSGVQALAIPLYILDITGSGAMMGTFSIVTMLPRILFGPIAGVLGDRFNRKLIMIYMDFARGAAILAMAYLANSEALTITLLFVFQLIVSTLDISFDPATAAMLPDIIGEDNLLRANSILGAVNSISYIVGPALGGILYGLFGIEIVFALNGVSFIASAISEIFIRYQQTTEKSKVSVKSVFFDIAEGITFLRKIKGLMMVLVFAMVSNFLLSPIFTVVFPFFARTIVGFSSQQYGFLQSGWVVGVLVGNVLLGTVLVKKGQGRLFAVGLAAETAINFILAAFFFPYFTKLFGGPSWLYFSSLGVPILVMGVFNAFVNTPLQTLFHRIVPTSHRSRVFSVISILAQIATPLGSAIFGFAVDRFPVHYLVLASCIGNAILTVVFLAKGMSKLFEEKRSEDRSGPTGSSVEPVSEGIGA